One segment of Mycolicibacterium sp. YH-1 DNA contains the following:
- a CDS encoding CHAT domain-containing protein, translating to MTQETLVLRFADVGTATYASLRFVGDPSRTLTWVIEEPLLLAALAELDAALPEPGTGESLADALSRALGAGPFAAPATELIVAYRLGVLLVSAAAWQLLVECASDPRATLFVSPSARLARVPWGLLALPMAWPDTDDLVRARAAAVTVHGTAPAAVPWPDLDPGALTEGYRLMEIVDVLMAVPPNIVNASRPRVAWGQRAARPPLLVLDPRVPGQRADSSLGSVLGRPSPDTALARHFSSTHCSSTASSGRVLPDVAGVVELFRRTDADRHWLAEMLGEEPARLLYVGHATAAESGSADQAAIYLADERPLTAADVMSMALPVPPRVALLACASGGDYRFDEATGLVAAAVLGGAQLVTATLWSLPTTAGYRQFTGSDADPMTDVVIAVDQAHDEQDAALAVNRWQRDQMRRWRSGDLAASPLYWAALVTFAVDGAR from the coding sequence ATGACGCAGGAGACACTCGTCCTGAGGTTCGCCGACGTCGGCACGGCCACCTACGCCAGCCTTCGGTTCGTCGGCGATCCGTCGCGAACCCTGACCTGGGTGATCGAGGAACCGCTGCTGCTCGCCGCGCTCGCCGAACTCGATGCAGCTCTTCCGGAGCCGGGCACGGGGGAGTCCCTGGCCGACGCGCTGTCGCGGGCGCTGGGGGCCGGGCCCTTTGCCGCGCCGGCCACCGAACTCATCGTGGCCTACCGCCTGGGTGTGCTTCTGGTGTCCGCCGCCGCGTGGCAGCTGCTGGTGGAGTGCGCCTCGGATCCGCGCGCCACGCTGTTCGTGTCACCGAGTGCGCGGCTGGCCCGCGTTCCGTGGGGCCTACTCGCGCTGCCCATGGCATGGCCGGACACCGACGATCTGGTGCGGGCGAGGGCAGCGGCAGTCACCGTGCACGGCACGGCCCCGGCCGCGGTCCCGTGGCCGGATCTGGACCCGGGTGCACTCACCGAGGGCTACCGGCTGATGGAGATCGTCGACGTGTTGATGGCGGTGCCGCCCAACATCGTCAACGCATCGCGGCCACGTGTCGCCTGGGGCCAACGGGCAGCTCGCCCACCCCTGCTCGTGCTCGATCCTCGGGTGCCGGGGCAGCGGGCCGACTCCTCGCTGGGCTCGGTGCTGGGCCGACCGTCCCCGGATACCGCGCTGGCACGGCACTTCTCGTCGACCCACTGCTCGTCGACAGCGTCGAGTGGGAGGGTGTTACCCGATGTGGCCGGTGTCGTCGAGCTGTTCCGGCGCACCGACGCCGACAGACACTGGCTTGCCGAGATGTTGGGCGAGGAGCCCGCCCGCCTTCTCTACGTGGGTCACGCCACCGCGGCCGAATCCGGCAGCGCCGACCAGGCGGCCATCTACCTCGCTGACGAGCGACCGCTGACCGCGGCGGACGTCATGTCCATGGCGTTGCCCGTTCCGCCGCGCGTGGCGCTTCTGGCCTGCGCCTCGGGCGGCGACTACCGCTTCGACGAGGCCACCGGGCTCGTCGCGGCGGCAGTGCTCGGCGGAGCCCAGCTGGTGACCGCCACGCTGTGGTCATTGCCAACGACGGCGGGCTACCGGCAGTTCACCGGTTCGGATGCGGACCCCATGACCGATGTCGTCATCGCCGTCGACCAGGCCCACGATGAGCAGGACGCCGCGCTGGCAGTGAACCGCTGGCAGCGGGATCAGATGCGGCGTTGGCGCTCCGGGGATCTGGCGGCGAGCCCGCTGTACTGGGCGGCCTTGGTCACGTTCGCCGTCGATGGGGCCCGGTGA
- a CDS encoding alpha/beta hydrolase — MTTSTTIAATLLADPAGSFRLQHLSLMHGWLPLTAQVVTVVVLVAAVGWRSRRWRLAWLPTAIGAGLALTAVTYGYVSSEGLAGDPAPKLLWIWTTVSGAALIVLVAGWRDARWWRRGVSVLAVPLSVLCTALALNLWVGYFPTVQTAWNQLTAGPLPDQTDQATVVAMQHARKIPARGSVVPVNISSAASGFKHRGELVYLPPVWFASDPPAALPTLMMIGGEFNTPADWLRAGNAIKTMDDFAARHAGNAPVLVFVDSGGAFNNDTECVNGSRGNAADHLTKDVVPFMEDTYGVSADRANWGIVGWSMGGTCAVDLTVMHPETFSAFEDIAGDLSPNSGTKAQTIERLFGGSAANYAAFDPTTVMTRHGRYANTAGLFAVNDATAASATPAVVNVNNANGLGGRDAASHTNDQATAADSLCGLGGTNGIDCAVVTQPGKHDWPFAAKAFADALPWLAGQIGTPGVPRQSLPLPVAPATHAAPTIASAAK, encoded by the coding sequence GTGACGACCTCAACGACGATCGCCGCGACCCTTCTGGCGGACCCGGCTGGATCGTTTCGCCTGCAACATCTTTCGCTGATGCACGGCTGGTTGCCGCTGACGGCGCAAGTGGTCACGGTGGTCGTGTTGGTCGCGGCGGTCGGCTGGCGCAGCCGGAGATGGCGGCTGGCGTGGCTGCCGACGGCGATCGGCGCAGGCTTGGCCCTGACAGCGGTCACGTACGGATACGTGTCATCAGAGGGTCTCGCGGGCGATCCAGCGCCCAAGCTGCTGTGGATCTGGACCACCGTCAGCGGGGCGGCACTTATCGTGCTGGTCGCCGGGTGGCGTGATGCCCGTTGGTGGCGACGCGGCGTCTCCGTCCTGGCCGTGCCGTTGTCAGTGCTGTGCACCGCGTTGGCGCTGAACCTCTGGGTGGGCTACTTCCCCACCGTGCAGACCGCATGGAACCAGCTCACAGCGGGACCGCTACCCGACCAGACGGATCAGGCGACTGTGGTGGCGATGCAGCACGCACGCAAGATCCCGGCCCGCGGCTCGGTGGTGCCCGTCAACATCAGTTCGGCGGCATCGGGGTTCAAGCACCGCGGTGAACTCGTGTACCTGCCGCCCGTGTGGTTCGCCTCGGATCCACCAGCCGCGCTGCCGACGCTCATGATGATCGGCGGCGAGTTCAACACGCCCGCGGACTGGTTGCGCGCGGGCAACGCGATCAAGACGATGGACGACTTCGCGGCAAGACACGCGGGTAACGCCCCCGTGCTGGTGTTCGTCGACTCGGGCGGTGCGTTCAACAACGACACCGAGTGCGTCAACGGCAGCCGCGGCAACGCCGCCGACCACCTGACGAAGGACGTCGTGCCGTTCATGGAGGACACCTACGGGGTCAGTGCCGATCGGGCCAACTGGGGCATCGTGGGCTGGTCGATGGGCGGGACATGCGCCGTTGACCTCACGGTGATGCACCCCGAGACCTTCAGTGCGTTCGAGGACATCGCGGGCGACCTCAGCCCGAACTCCGGCACCAAAGCCCAGACAATCGAGCGCCTGTTCGGAGGTAGCGCGGCCAACTACGCGGCCTTCGACCCCACGACGGTCATGACGCGCCACGGCCGATACGCCAACACCGCAGGGCTGTTCGCCGTCAACGACGCCACCGCCGCATCCGCGACACCCGCCGTGGTCAACGTCAACAACGCCAACGGCCTCGGTGGACGTGACGCGGCGTCGCACACCAACGATCAGGCCACCGCCGCGGACTCACTGTGCGGCCTTGGCGGCACCAACGGCATCGACTGCGCCGTCGTCACACAACCGGGCAAGCACGACTGGCCTTTCGCCGCAAAGGCGTTCGCGGATGCCCTGCCGTGGCTGGCCGGCCAGATCGGCACTCCCGGCGTGCCCAGGCAGTCGCTTCCGCTGCCCGTCGCACCTGCAACACATGCCGCGCCGACGATTGCGTCCGCCGCCAAATGA
- the lysX gene encoding bifunctional lysylphosphatidylglycerol synthetase/lysine--tRNA ligase LysX: MTLTAVRHDKRSTYWWVPAAAGWTVGVIATLSLIASVSPLIRWIIRIPREFVNDYLFNFPDTSFAWAVVLALLAAALAARKRIGWWILVLYMVAAIGVNIADLIAGDEPVMDEIGEVIGLAFHVAAIAFLVLARREFWAKVRRGALIKAAATLLAGMGLGILIGWGLLELFPGTLERDYRLLYAANRVVAFAGVDAGAFDGQHPHVFVNALLGLFGAVALVIAAIVLFRSQRAENALTGEDESAIRGLLALYGKNDSLGYFATRRDKSVVFAPNGRAAITYRVEVGVCLASGDPVGDPKAWPGAISAWLQLCQSYGWAPGVMGASAAAAQAFRDAGLNALELGDEAILHPDGFKLSGPDMKPVRQAVTRARRAGLTVRMRRHRDLTAQEMSDVIERADAWRDTETERGFSMALGRLGDPADGDCLLAEAIQGDGDQATVVAMLSLVPWGTNGVSLDLMRRSPQSPNGTNELMVSELCLQAEAIGISRISLNFAMFRSAFEEGAQLGAGPVARLWRALLVFFSRWWQLETLYRSNMKYQPEWVPRFACYEDARLIPRVGVASVIAEGFLVLPFSRRNKQHTGHHSSVPENLARTGLLHDDGSTPDLGTITIDGDDGSDGAPRLPEQVRVRMAKLKSLQDNGIDAYPVGRPPSHTIAEAVGTDDVSVSVAGRVLRLRDYGGVLFAQLRDWSGEVQLLFDNSRMTAGSIADVTNAIDLGDLIEVTGTMGASRSGARSLLVDHWRLNGKCLRPLPDKWKGLTDPEAKVRTRYVDLAINTESRDLITARSRILHSIRETLVGKGFLEVETPILQQIHGGANARPFMTHINAYDLDLYLRIAPELYLKRLCVGGVERVFELGRAFRNEGVDFSHNPEFTLLEAYQAHADYNVWVDGCRELIQNAAEAANGSQVVMRPGDTDGTLQAVDISGPWPVKTVHGAVSEALGEEIDPGTELSRLRALCDGAGVPYLTHWDAGAVVLELYERLVEGQTERPTFYKDFPTSVSPLTRPHRSLPGVAERWDLVAWGVELGTAYSELTDPVEQRRRLQEQSLLAAGGDPEAMELDEDFLQAMEYAMPPTGGLGVGVDRVVMLITGRSIRETLPFPLAKPR, translated from the coding sequence ATGACCCTGACCGCGGTACGACACGACAAGCGTTCGACGTACTGGTGGGTCCCCGCTGCGGCGGGCTGGACCGTGGGCGTCATCGCCACGCTGTCTCTGATCGCCAGCGTGTCCCCGTTGATCCGGTGGATCATCAGGATTCCGCGCGAGTTCGTCAACGACTACCTGTTCAACTTCCCGGACACCAGCTTCGCGTGGGCGGTGGTGCTGGCGCTGCTGGCGGCGGCACTGGCGGCCCGCAAGCGGATCGGCTGGTGGATCCTCGTTCTCTACATGGTGGCGGCCATCGGCGTGAACATCGCCGACCTGATCGCCGGCGACGAGCCAGTCATGGACGAGATCGGCGAAGTCATCGGCCTGGCATTCCACGTCGCGGCGATCGCGTTCCTCGTTCTGGCGCGCCGTGAGTTCTGGGCGAAGGTCCGTCGCGGCGCACTGATCAAGGCCGCCGCAACACTGCTCGCGGGCATGGGGTTGGGAATTCTGATCGGCTGGGGCCTGCTGGAGCTCTTCCCCGGCACACTCGAGCGCGACTACCGCCTGCTCTATGCCGCCAACCGCGTCGTCGCCTTCGCCGGTGTCGATGCGGGCGCGTTTGACGGGCAGCACCCCCATGTCTTCGTCAATGCGCTGCTCGGCCTGTTCGGGGCCGTCGCACTCGTCATCGCGGCGATCGTTCTGTTCCGGTCCCAGCGTGCGGAGAACGCGCTCACCGGCGAGGACGAGTCCGCGATCCGCGGTCTGCTGGCGCTGTACGGCAAGAACGACTCGCTGGGGTACTTCGCCACCCGCCGCGACAAGTCGGTGGTGTTCGCGCCGAACGGGCGCGCGGCGATCACCTACCGCGTCGAGGTGGGCGTCTGCCTGGCCAGCGGTGACCCGGTCGGCGACCCCAAGGCGTGGCCCGGAGCCATCTCCGCCTGGCTGCAGCTGTGCCAGTCCTACGGCTGGGCGCCGGGTGTGATGGGCGCGAGTGCGGCTGCGGCGCAAGCGTTCCGCGACGCAGGACTCAATGCGCTCGAACTCGGCGACGAGGCGATCCTGCACCCCGACGGTTTCAAGCTGTCCGGCCCCGATATGAAGCCCGTTCGCCAGGCGGTCACGCGGGCCCGGCGGGCCGGCCTCACCGTGCGGATGCGCCGGCACCGCGATCTCACGGCGCAGGAGATGAGCGATGTCATCGAGCGGGCCGACGCCTGGCGCGACACCGAGACCGAGCGCGGATTCTCGATGGCGCTGGGCCGGTTGGGCGATCCAGCCGACGGCGACTGCCTGCTCGCCGAGGCCATTCAGGGCGACGGGGATCAGGCCACCGTCGTCGCAATGCTGTCGCTGGTCCCGTGGGGCACCAACGGCGTCTCGCTCGACCTGATGCGGCGTTCCCCCCAGTCCCCCAATGGCACCAACGAGTTGATGGTCAGCGAGCTGTGCCTGCAGGCCGAGGCGATCGGCATCAGCCGCATCTCGCTCAACTTCGCGATGTTCCGGTCCGCCTTCGAGGAGGGGGCGCAGCTCGGCGCGGGTCCGGTGGCGCGACTGTGGCGTGCGCTGCTGGTGTTCTTCTCCCGCTGGTGGCAGCTGGAGACGCTGTACCGGTCGAACATGAAGTACCAACCCGAGTGGGTTCCCCGGTTCGCCTGCTACGAGGACGCCCGCCTCATCCCGCGGGTCGGAGTCGCCTCCGTCATCGCCGAGGGATTCTTGGTGCTGCCGTTCAGTCGGCGCAATAAGCAGCACACCGGCCACCACTCCTCGGTGCCCGAGAACCTGGCCAGGACGGGCCTGCTTCACGACGACGGCAGCACGCCCGACCTCGGCACCATCACGATCGACGGCGACGACGGCAGCGACGGCGCCCCGCGGCTGCCCGAACAGGTCCGCGTGCGAATGGCCAAGCTGAAGTCATTGCAGGACAACGGCATTGATGCCTATCCAGTGGGCCGACCACCGAGCCACACGATCGCCGAGGCCGTCGGCACCGATGACGTGAGCGTCAGCGTCGCCGGCCGCGTACTGCGGTTGCGGGACTACGGCGGCGTGTTGTTCGCTCAGCTACGGGATTGGTCAGGCGAGGTTCAGCTCCTGTTCGACAACTCACGGATGACCGCGGGCAGCATCGCGGACGTGACCAACGCGATCGACCTCGGCGACCTGATTGAGGTCACCGGCACGATGGGCGCCAGCAGATCCGGCGCCCGGTCACTGCTGGTGGACCACTGGCGCCTGAACGGCAAATGCCTACGCCCGCTTCCCGACAAGTGGAAGGGGCTCACCGATCCCGAGGCCAAGGTCCGGACCCGCTATGTCGACCTCGCCATCAACACCGAGTCACGTGATCTGATCACCGCCCGTAGCCGCATTCTGCACTCGATCCGGGAGACGTTGGTCGGCAAGGGTTTCCTGGAGGTTGAGACGCCGATCCTGCAGCAGATCCACGGCGGCGCGAACGCGCGACCCTTCATGACGCACATCAACGCCTACGACCTCGACCTGTATCTGCGAATCGCACCTGAGCTCTACCTCAAACGGCTCTGCGTCGGTGGTGTCGAGCGGGTCTTCGAACTCGGCCGCGCATTCCGCAACGAGGGCGTTGACTTCAGCCACAACCCCGAGTTCACGCTGCTGGAGGCCTACCAGGCGCACGCCGACTACAACGTGTGGGTCGACGGCTGCCGCGAGCTGATCCAGAACGCCGCCGAGGCCGCCAACGGCAGCCAGGTGGTGATGCGTCCCGGGGACACCGACGGCACACTGCAGGCCGTCGACATCTCCGGTCCGTGGCCGGTGAAGACCGTGCACGGCGCGGTGTCCGAGGCCCTCGGCGAGGAGATCGACCCGGGGACCGAGCTGAGCAGGCTGCGCGCGCTGTGCGACGGTGCGGGCGTGCCCTACCTGACGCACTGGGACGCCGGGGCGGTCGTGCTCGAGTTGTACGAGCGCCTGGTGGAGGGGCAGACCGAGCGCCCAACGTTCTACAAGGACTTCCCCACGTCGGTGTCACCGCTGACCCGGCCGCACCGCAGTCTTCCCGGCGTCGCCGAACGCTGGGACCTGGTGGCGTGGGGTGTCGAACTCGGCACCGCCTACAGCGAGTTGACCGACCCGGTGGAACAACGCAGGCGTTTGCAGGAGCAGTCGCTGCTCGCCGCGGGCGGTGACCCGGAGGCCATGGAACTCGACGAGGACTTCCTTCAGGCAATGGAGTACGCGATGCCGCCGACCGGCGGCCTCGGAGTCGGCGTGGACCGCGTGGTCATGCTGATCACCGGGCGCAGCATCCGCGAGACGCTGCCGTTCCCGCTCGCCAAGCCACGCTGA
- a CDS encoding DUF1844 domain-containing protein yields MSDAPEPSDLAADLPTRELAEIPAVEVITRAAVMLMSAAAEKLGLSAEDPDESPHRDLDEARRLITALAGLVQASVEYLGLHAGPVRDGLKSLQLAFREASAVPDEPGHGPGEKFTGPVW; encoded by the coding sequence ATGAGCGATGCACCCGAACCGTCCGATCTGGCAGCGGACCTGCCAACTCGCGAGCTGGCAGAGATTCCCGCCGTCGAGGTGATCACCCGGGCAGCCGTCATGTTGATGAGCGCCGCCGCGGAGAAGCTCGGTTTGTCGGCGGAGGATCCCGACGAGAGCCCGCATCGCGATCTCGACGAGGCCAGACGCCTCATCACAGCGCTGGCCGGACTGGTGCAGGCCTCGGTCGAGTACCTGGGCCTGCATGCCGGCCCCGTCCGTGACGGGCTGAAATCGCTGCAGCTCGCCTTCCGTGAGGCAAGCGCTGTGCCCGACGAGCCAGGCCACGGTCCGGGCGAGAAGTTCACTGGTCCCGTCTGGTAG
- the infC gene encoding translation initiation factor IF-3 has translation MSTETRINERIRVPEVRLIGPGGEQVGIVRIEDALRVAADADLDLVEVAPDAKPPVCKIMDYGKFKYETAQKARESRKNQQQTVVKEQKLRPKIDPHDYETKKGHVVRFLEAGSKVKVTIMFRGREQSRPELGYRLLQRLGADVADYGFVETSAKQDGRNMTMVLAPHRGAKTRAKAAHDADAPTAQRASAQPESAPPAEAPPTETPQN, from the coding sequence ATCAGCACTGAGACACGCATCAACGAGCGCATTCGCGTACCTGAAGTTCGCCTGATCGGACCGGGCGGTGAACAGGTAGGGATCGTGCGCATCGAAGATGCACTCCGCGTTGCCGCTGACGCCGATCTCGATCTCGTCGAAGTAGCTCCAGACGCCAAACCACCGGTTTGCAAGATCATGGACTACGGCAAGTTCAAGTACGAGACGGCTCAAAAGGCACGCGAGTCTCGCAAGAACCAGCAGCAGACCGTCGTCAAGGAACAGAAGCTGCGACCGAAGATCGACCCCCACGACTACGAGACCAAGAAGGGTCACGTAGTCCGCTTCCTCGAGGCGGGGTCCAAGGTCAAGGTCACCATCATGTTCCGCGGACGCGAGCAGTCGCGACCCGAGTTGGGCTACCGCCTTCTGCAGCGCTTGGGCGCCGATGTCGCCGATTACGGCTTCGTCGAGACGTCAGCGAAGCAGGACGGCCGCAACATGACGATGGTGCTGGCGCCGCACCGCGGCGCGAAGACTCGCGCCAAGGCCGCGCACGATGCAGACGCACCGACGGCGCAGCGCGCAAGCGCGCAGCCCGAAAGCGCGCCGCCTGCCGAAGCACCACCGACCGAAACACCACAGAACTGA
- the rpmI gene encoding 50S ribosomal protein L35 — protein sequence MPKAKTHSGASKRFRVTGSGKIVRQKAGKRHLLEHKASKRTRRLDGRTTVAANDTARVKKMLNG from the coding sequence ATGCCCAAGGCCAAGACCCACAGCGGCGCATCGAAGCGATTCCGCGTCACCGGTAGCGGCAAGATCGTGCGCCAGAAGGCCGGCAAGCGCCACCTGCTCGAGCACAAGGCGAGCAAGCGCACCCGTCGTCTCGACGGCCGTACGACCGTCGCTGCCAACGACACCGCCCGCGTCAAGAAGATGCTGAACGGCTGA
- the rplT gene encoding 50S ribosomal protein L20: MARVKRALNAQKKRRTILKASKGYRGQRSRLYRKAKEQQLHSLNYAYRDRRARKGEFRKLWISRINAAARANDITYNRLIQGLKAAGIEVDRKNLSEIAISDPAAFTALVEAAKAALPEDVNAPTGEAA; the protein is encoded by the coding sequence ATGGCACGCGTGAAGCGCGCACTCAACGCCCAGAAGAAGCGGCGTACCATCCTCAAGGCCTCCAAGGGCTACCGCGGCCAGCGCTCGCGGCTGTACCGCAAGGCCAAGGAGCAGCAGCTCCACTCCTTGAACTACGCCTACCGCGACCGTCGTGCTCGCAAGGGTGAGTTCCGCAAGCTGTGGATCTCGCGCATCAATGCCGCGGCCCGCGCCAACGACATCACCTACAACCGGCTGATCCAGGGCCTCAAGGCCGCTGGCATCGAGGTTGACCGCAAGAACCTCTCCGAGATCGCCATCAGCGATCCGGCTGCGTTCACCGCGCTGGTCGAGGCGGCCAAGGCCGCGCTGCCCGAGGATGTCAACGCACCGACCGGTGAGGCCGCCTGA
- a CDS encoding RNA methyltransferase, whose protein sequence is MAAAVKLHRHVARRRAARFLAEGPNLVEEALRRGFVVEVFATDDALDRFGALLVDAPVHRVTDRAAEALSDTVTPVGLVAVCTMPQPQLADVLADGPQLVAVAVETSEPGNAGTLIRLADAMGADALVLAGNSVDPYNGKCLRSSAGSIFALPVLSDPDTAGVIAALRGVGLQVLATTLDGETSLSDADLARPTAWLFGSEAHGLAPEVAAMADARVHIPMRGGAESLNVAAAAAICLYESSRASR, encoded by the coding sequence GTGGCGGCGGCGGTCAAACTGCACCGACACGTAGCACGTCGCCGCGCCGCACGCTTCCTGGCCGAGGGGCCAAACCTCGTTGAGGAAGCGCTGCGGCGCGGTTTCGTCGTGGAGGTGTTCGCCACCGACGATGCGCTGGACCGCTTCGGCGCATTGCTGGTCGATGCGCCGGTGCACCGTGTCACCGACCGCGCCGCAGAGGCGTTGTCCGACACCGTCACACCCGTGGGTCTGGTGGCGGTGTGCACGATGCCCCAGCCCCAGCTGGCCGACGTCCTGGCCGACGGCCCACAGCTGGTCGCCGTCGCCGTCGAGACCTCCGAGCCGGGTAACGCGGGAACCCTGATCCGGCTGGCCGACGCGATGGGCGCCGACGCGTTGGTGCTCGCCGGAAACAGTGTCGACCCGTACAACGGGAAGTGCCTGCGCTCCTCTGCGGGCAGCATTTTCGCGCTGCCGGTGCTGTCGGACCCGGACACTGCGGGCGTCATCGCCGCATTGCGTGGTGTGGGCCTGCAGGTGCTCGCAACCACGCTGGACGGCGAGACCTCACTGTCCGACGCTGATCTGGCGCGACCGACGGCGTGGCTGTTCGGCTCGGAGGCCCACGGTCTCGCACCTGAGGTCGCCGCCATGGCCGACGCGCGTGTGCACATCCCGATGCGCGGGGGAGCGGAAAGCCTGAATGTGGCTGCCGCGGCCGCGATCTGCCTGTACGAGAGTTCCCGCGCTAGTCGCTGA
- a CDS encoding acyl-CoA dehydrogenase family protein, with product MLEWSDVDIAVRDAVRDFVDKEIRPHVDDLESGEMAPYPIIRKLFSTFGIDVMAKESLERRLDKLRSGETSTSSSSGGMFGGGRDQAGMGFVLVSELCRVSMGVVTGIGVSLGLTVPTIASRGTLAQQERWLPGLVTYEKIGAWAITEPDAGSDAFGGMKSYVVRDGDDYILNGQKTFITNGPDADVVVVYAKLDEGDGADKRNRKVLTFVLDRGMEGFEQSKPFRKMGIHSSRTGELFFHNVRLGRDRLLGETEDNKSGDGRDSAKSNFSSERIGVAAMALGVIEECLRLSVAYAKERTLWGKEIGQFQLIQLKLATMEVARMNVRNMLFRVIEAAQNGVSISLPEASAMKWYCSQAATDVAMEAIQLFGGNGYMTEYRVEQLARDAKSLMIYAGSNEVQITHVARGLLSD from the coding sequence ATGCTCGAATGGTCCGACGTCGACATTGCCGTGCGCGACGCAGTTCGCGACTTCGTCGACAAGGAGATTCGTCCACACGTCGACGACCTCGAGAGCGGCGAGATGGCGCCCTACCCCATCATCCGAAAGCTGTTCTCCACGTTCGGTATCGACGTGATGGCCAAGGAGTCGCTCGAGCGTCGACTGGACAAGCTGCGCAGCGGTGAGACCTCCACCTCGTCGTCCTCGGGCGGGATGTTCGGCGGGGGTCGCGATCAGGCCGGAATGGGTTTCGTTCTGGTCAGCGAACTGTGCCGGGTCAGCATGGGAGTCGTCACCGGCATCGGCGTGAGCCTTGGCCTGACCGTGCCCACCATCGCGTCCCGCGGCACCCTGGCGCAGCAGGAACGCTGGCTGCCGGGACTGGTGACCTACGAGAAGATCGGGGCCTGGGCGATCACCGAGCCCGACGCCGGTTCGGATGCGTTCGGCGGCATGAAGTCCTATGTGGTGCGCGACGGTGACGACTACATCCTCAACGGCCAGAAGACGTTCATCACCAACGGTCCCGACGCCGACGTGGTGGTGGTCTACGCCAAGCTCGACGAGGGCGACGGAGCTGATAAGCGCAACCGCAAGGTGCTCACCTTCGTCCTGGACCGCGGCATGGAGGGGTTCGAGCAGTCGAAGCCGTTCCGCAAGATGGGGATTCACAGCTCACGCACCGGCGAGCTGTTCTTCCACAATGTGCGACTCGGTCGCGACCGGCTGCTCGGCGAGACCGAGGACAACAAGTCAGGTGACGGCCGCGACAGCGCGAAGTCGAACTTCTCGTCGGAGCGGATCGGCGTGGCGGCCATGGCGCTCGGGGTCATCGAGGAGTGCCTGCGCCTGTCGGTCGCCTACGCCAAGGAGCGCACCCTCTGGGGCAAGGAGATCGGCCAATTCCAGCTGATCCAGCTCAAGCTGGCGACGATGGAGGTCGCCCGGATGAACGTGCGCAACATGCTGTTCCGCGTCATCGAGGCCGCGCAGAACGGCGTGTCGATATCGCTGCCGGAGGCCTCGGCAATGAAGTGGTACTGCTCCCAGGCGGCCACCGACGTGGCGATGGAGGCGATCCAGCTGTTCGGCGGCAACGGCTACATGACCGAGTACCGGGTGGAGCAACTGGCCAGGGACGCCAAATCGCTCATGATCTACGCCGGCAGCAACGAGGTGCAGATCACCCACGTGGCACGGGGGCTGCTCAGCGACTAG
- a CDS encoding oxygenase MpaB family protein, which produces MTRNAPRSTKIHAAEHAGGPHNAVDAHDPLGPDSLTWKYFGDLRTGMMGVWIGAIQNMYPGLGAGVEDHSILLREPLQRVARSVYPIMGVVYDGDRAAQTGAQIRGYHDTIKGVDATGRRYHALDPETFYWAHATFFMMIIKCAEYFCGGLTEAEKRQLFDEHVQWYRMYGMSMRPVPKTWEEFCEYWERTCRDDLEINRATLDIFTIRIPKPRFVLMPTPVWDQMFKPLVASQRWIAAGLFDPVVREKAGMRWTPSDEVVLRLFGKLVEIAFVAVPEEVRLHPRALAAYRRAEGRLPQDAPLVEAPGFTAPPRDRRDLPMHYVPRPRSLFERAGSLVHTTFSLTGLRPARNRQRKAA; this is translated from the coding sequence ATGACCAGGAACGCCCCGAGATCAACGAAGATCCACGCCGCCGAGCACGCCGGCGGCCCTCACAATGCCGTTGACGCCCACGATCCCCTGGGCCCCGACTCCCTCACCTGGAAGTACTTCGGTGACCTGCGCACCGGAATGATGGGCGTGTGGATCGGAGCCATCCAGAACATGTACCCCGGGCTGGGCGCGGGCGTCGAGGACCACTCGATCCTGTTGCGTGAGCCGCTGCAGCGCGTCGCCCGCTCGGTGTACCCGATCATGGGCGTCGTGTACGACGGCGACCGAGCCGCCCAGACCGGCGCGCAGATCCGGGGCTACCACGACACCATCAAGGGCGTTGACGCGACGGGGCGGCGCTATCACGCCCTGGACCCCGAGACGTTCTACTGGGCGCACGCCACGTTCTTCATGATGATCATCAAGTGCGCCGAGTACTTCTGCGGCGGACTGACCGAGGCCGAGAAGCGGCAGCTCTTCGACGAGCACGTGCAGTGGTACCGCATGTACGGCATGAGCATGCGTCCGGTCCCGAAGACGTGGGAGGAGTTCTGCGAGTACTGGGAACGCACGTGCCGTGACGACCTCGAGATCAACCGCGCCACACTCGACATCTTCACCATCCGGATTCCCAAGCCGCGCTTCGTTCTGATGCCGACGCCCGTCTGGGACCAGATGTTCAAACCCCTCGTGGCCAGCCAGCGCTGGATCGCCGCGGGACTGTTCGACCCGGTCGTCCGCGAGAAGGCGGGAATGCGGTGGACACCGAGCGACGAGGTGGTGCTGCGGCTGTTCGGCAAGCTTGTCGAGATCGCGTTCGTCGCCGTTCCCGAGGAGGTGCGATTGCACCCGCGGGCACTGGCGGCGTACCGGCGGGCCGAGGGCCGACTGCCCCAGGATGCGCCGTTGGTCGAGGCGCCGGGCTTCACCGCCCCGCCGCGGGACCGCCGCGACCTCCCCATGCACTACGTGCCGCGTCCGCGGTCACTGTTCGAACGCGCGGGATCCCTGGTGCACACGACGTTCTCCCTCACCGGCCTGCGCCCCGCTCGCAACCGGCAACGAAAGGCAGCTTGA